The Methylomonas koyamae genome has a segment encoding these proteins:
- the lepB gene encoding signal peptidase I encodes MDYDFSFFLVAATFVTGIVWGGYSLYLKRAGLPYPTEKEPVLVEYARSFFPVVLIVLLLRSFLFEPFRIPSGSMMPTLLVGDFILVNKFNYGIRLPVLNTKIVEIGEPKRGDIVVFRYPKQPEVDYIKRVIGLPGDRIAYFDKKLYVNGTPIKQVSLGRYQGVGQGANMTGAERLEEDLAGVQHSILVAPGASSVEDVFVVPPGHYFMMGDNRDNSNDSRYWGYVPEANLVGRAFFIWMNWDWQNSGIDFGRLGTVLQ; translated from the coding sequence ATGGATTACGATTTTTCATTTTTTTTGGTCGCCGCCACGTTTGTCACCGGTATCGTTTGGGGAGGGTACAGCCTGTATTTGAAGCGCGCCGGTTTGCCATACCCGACCGAGAAGGAACCGGTGTTGGTCGAATACGCCCGCTCGTTTTTCCCGGTCGTCTTGATCGTGTTGTTGCTGCGTTCGTTTTTGTTCGAGCCGTTCCGGATTCCGTCCGGGTCGATGATGCCGACGCTGTTGGTCGGCGATTTCATCCTGGTCAACAAATTCAACTACGGCATCCGCCTGCCGGTGTTGAATACCAAAATCGTCGAAATCGGCGAGCCGAAACGCGGCGACATCGTGGTATTCCGTTATCCTAAGCAGCCGGAAGTCGATTACATCAAACGCGTGATCGGTTTGCCGGGCGATAGAATCGCCTATTTCGACAAAAAGCTTTACGTCAACGGCACACCGATTAAACAGGTTTCGTTGGGGCGTTACCAAGGCGTCGGCCAGGGTGCCAACATGACCGGTGCCGAGCGTTTGGAAGAGGATTTGGCCGGGGTGCAACATTCCATACTGGTTGCGCCGGGCGCTTCGTCGGTCGAAGACGTTTTTGTCGTGCCGCCCGGCCACTATTTCATGATGGGCGACAACCGCGACAATAGCAACGACAGCCGCTATTGGGGCTATGTGCCGGAGGCAAACCTGGTCGGCAGAGCGTTCTTTATCTGGATGAACTGGGATTGGCAAAACAGCGGCATCGATTTCGGCCGTCTGGGTACGGTGTTACAGTAA
- the queF gene encoding preQ(1) synthase, translated as MTTQPSSDLTTFENPRPARDFTIRIDIPEFTCLCPMTGQPDFAKLTIEYVPDRLCVELKSLKLYMWTFRERGAFHEAVTNEILDHIVAAISPNFMRLRAEFNVRGGIYTTVVAEHRNPNWQAPAPVTLP; from the coding sequence ATGACCACCCAACCCAGCTCAGATTTAACCACTTTCGAAAACCCGCGCCCGGCGCGCGATTTCACGATCCGTATCGACATCCCGGAATTCACCTGCCTGTGCCCGATGACCGGCCAGCCGGATTTCGCCAAACTAACGATAGAGTACGTGCCGGACCGGCTCTGCGTGGAGTTGAAATCCTTAAAACTTTACATGTGGACCTTCCGCGAACGCGGTGCGTTTCACGAGGCGGTCACTAACGAAATTCTCGATCATATCGTTGCGGCGATTTCGCCCAATTTCATGCGCCTGCGGGCCGAATTCAATGTGCGCGGCGGCATTTACACGACAGTGGTGGCCGAGCACCGCAACCCGAATTGGCAAGCGCCGGCGCCGGTGACGCTGCCCTAA
- the smc gene encoding chromosome segregation protein SMC: MKLEKIKLAGFKSFVDPTTIPINGNLTAIVGPNGCGKSNIIDAVRWVMGESSAKHLRGGNMADVIFNGSSGRKPVSIASVELVFDNSEGKAGGEYAKYATISIKRQVSRDGQSLFMLNGSKCRRKDITDLFLGTGLGSRSYAIIEQGTISRMVEAKPEDLRVHIEEAAGVSKYKERRSETETRMRHTRENLERLNDLRDEVEKQIKNLARQAEKAEKYTELKKQERQFKQELLAMRWRNFQRSAQQLEAKLQSIAEEHNRLFVLLRDTEKAMELKRGEQKAQQQHLDSTQAEYTALVAEVSRLEQTIKHNQKSHEETLVEIERLKQQAEHAQAECELDRQQLEEIRQTLLEAEETMVVAKEREEDLLGIQQDAHLQKQQWQQQWEAFLAENAGYREQVEVQRTKLVQLENQSRQLQARLDKLHSERHGLADTQLQLELEALDSSIELIEAERRQLQHDLDAVLQRIGELRPEIKQIQERLHADRAELQKVNGKISSLELLQQHAMGKDKKELGAWLEQMGLEQQPRLAEFVEADEGWETAAETVLGSYLEAICIDSADAILAELQELNKQSLIVFETHPAAAGSAAAETLAGKVRSRWRLDSLLSGIYCAESMRQARQLPLQAHESVVLADGTWLGRDWIKVSRGSDSKAGVLHREKELRELKLRQSELQMAIAEHEQQLEHCEHELKAAESHREQYQQKEKLLSAEFSAKSAEYSAQAARFEQQKRRLEQLDHEIDEIGQHLAELVESISEAELIKQDAELALGDLGERKAELERLSQELQARQQNTDASVDEARRHLHRLHAQIESLKSSEILTAKQIERLQVQHQQAADRIAELEHKLQYALAPLDDERMQLEELLEKKQQFEDGLRAERQAQQASEQSVSQLAEQYSQTQRALEKQKEALDQIRFEQQDSKVRQQTVAEQLAEVDADPEAILANLRDGASESQWKREVDELVEQIERLGSINLTAIEEYKTQSERMKFLNEQHDDLVDALNTLDQAISKIDRESRQRFKETFDKINNGLKEKFPRLFGGGQAYLELTEDDLLEAGVNIIARPPGKRNSSIHLLSGGEKALTAVALVFSIFELNPAPFCLLDEVDAPLDDANVVRFSKMVEDMSATVQFLYISHNKVTMEIAKHLAGVTMKEPGVSRMVAVDIDEAVSMAEN, encoded by the coding sequence ATGAAGCTGGAGAAAATCAAACTTGCTGGATTCAAATCCTTCGTCGATCCCACCACGATACCGATCAACGGCAATCTGACCGCGATCGTCGGGCCTAACGGTTGCGGCAAGTCCAATATCATCGACGCGGTGCGCTGGGTCATGGGCGAGAGTTCGGCCAAGCACTTGCGCGGCGGCAATATGGCCGACGTGATTTTCAACGGCTCGTCCGGCCGCAAGCCGGTCAGCATCGCCTCGGTGGAGCTGGTATTCGACAACAGCGAAGGCAAGGCCGGCGGCGAATACGCCAAATACGCAACGATTTCGATCAAGCGCCAAGTCAGCCGCGACGGCCAGTCGCTATTCATGCTCAACGGCTCCAAATGCCGGCGTAAAGATATTACCGATTTGTTTCTGGGCACCGGCTTAGGCTCGCGTAGCTACGCGATTATCGAGCAGGGTACGATTTCGCGCATGGTGGAAGCCAAGCCGGAAGATTTGCGGGTCCATATCGAAGAGGCGGCCGGCGTTTCCAAATATAAGGAGCGCCGCTCGGAAACCGAAACCCGCATGCGCCACACCCGGGAAAATCTGGAACGCTTGAACGATCTGCGCGACGAGGTGGAAAAGCAGATCAAAAACCTGGCTCGCCAAGCCGAAAAGGCCGAAAAGTACACCGAGTTGAAAAAACAGGAGCGGCAATTCAAACAGGAATTGCTGGCGATGCGCTGGCGCAATTTTCAACGTTCGGCGCAACAACTCGAAGCCAAGTTGCAGAGTATTGCCGAAGAACATAATCGCTTGTTCGTGTTGCTGCGCGATACTGAGAAGGCTATGGAGCTGAAACGCGGCGAACAAAAAGCCCAGCAGCAGCATCTGGATTCGACGCAGGCGGAATACACCGCGCTGGTAGCCGAGGTCAGCCGGCTGGAACAAACCATCAAGCACAACCAGAAGAGCCACGAAGAAACCCTGGTCGAGATCGAGCGCTTGAAGCAGCAAGCCGAGCACGCGCAGGCCGAGTGCGAGTTGGATAGGCAGCAACTCGAAGAAATTCGGCAGACGCTGCTGGAGGCCGAAGAAACCATGGTGGTGGCCAAGGAGCGCGAGGAAGATTTGCTGGGTATCCAGCAGGACGCGCATCTGCAAAAGCAGCAATGGCAACAGCAATGGGAAGCTTTCCTGGCCGAAAATGCCGGTTATCGGGAGCAAGTCGAAGTGCAACGCACAAAGCTGGTTCAATTGGAAAACCAAAGCAGGCAGTTGCAAGCCCGGCTCGATAAATTGCACAGCGAACGCCACGGTTTGGCCGATACCCAGTTGCAACTGGAATTGGAAGCGTTGGATAGCAGCATCGAACTAATCGAAGCCGAGCGCCGGCAGTTGCAGCACGACTTGGATGCGGTATTGCAACGTATCGGCGAGTTGCGGCCCGAAATCAAACAGATTCAGGAACGCTTGCACGCCGATCGCGCCGAATTGCAAAAAGTCAACGGCAAGATCAGTTCGCTGGAATTGTTGCAGCAACATGCGATGGGTAAGGACAAGAAAGAGCTCGGCGCCTGGCTGGAGCAAATGGGGCTGGAACAGCAGCCGCGCCTGGCTGAATTCGTGGAAGCGGACGAAGGTTGGGAAACTGCGGCCGAAACCGTGTTGGGCAGCTATTTGGAAGCGATCTGCATCGACAGCGCCGACGCGATTTTGGCCGAGTTGCAAGAGTTGAACAAGCAGTCGCTGATTGTGTTCGAAACCCATCCGGCCGCCGCCGGATCGGCTGCTGCAGAAACTCTGGCCGGCAAAGTCCGCAGCCGTTGGCGGCTGGACAGTTTGTTGAGCGGAATTTATTGCGCCGAGTCGATGCGGCAGGCGCGGCAACTGCCGTTGCAGGCGCACGAATCGGTGGTGCTGGCGGACGGCACTTGGTTGGGTCGGGACTGGATCAAGGTCAGCCGGGGCAGCGATAGCAAGGCCGGCGTGTTGCATCGCGAGAAAGAGCTGCGCGAGTTAAAGTTGCGGCAAAGCGAATTGCAGATGGCGATTGCCGAGCACGAGCAGCAACTGGAGCATTGCGAGCACGAGTTGAAAGCCGCGGAAAGCCATCGCGAGCAATACCAGCAGAAAGAAAAATTATTGAGTGCCGAGTTCTCGGCAAAAAGTGCCGAATACAGTGCCCAGGCCGCGCGCTTCGAACAGCAAAAGCGCCGCCTGGAGCAGTTAGATCATGAGATCGACGAGATCGGCCAGCATCTGGCCGAGCTTGTCGAGAGCATCTCCGAAGCGGAACTGATCAAACAGGACGCCGAGCTGGCTTTAGGCGATTTGGGCGAACGCAAAGCCGAATTGGAGCGGCTCAGTCAGGAACTGCAGGCCCGCCAGCAGAATACCGATGCCTCGGTCGACGAAGCCCGCCGGCATTTGCACCGTTTGCACGCCCAGATCGAATCGTTGAAATCGTCGGAAATCTTGACCGCCAAGCAGATCGAGCGCTTGCAAGTGCAGCACCAGCAAGCGGCCGACCGCATCGCTGAATTGGAACACAAGCTGCAATATGCCTTGGCGCCGTTGGACGACGAGCGCATGCAATTGGAAGAGTTGTTGGAAAAAAAACAACAATTCGAGGACGGCCTGCGCGCCGAGCGCCAAGCGCAGCAGGCCAGCGAGCAATCGGTCAGCCAATTGGCAGAACAATATTCGCAAACCCAGCGGGCGTTGGAAAAACAAAAGGAAGCCCTGGATCAAATTCGTTTCGAGCAGCAGGACAGCAAGGTCAGGCAACAAACCGTAGCCGAACAACTGGCCGAAGTGGATGCCGATCCGGAGGCCATACTGGCCAACCTGCGGGACGGCGCCAGCGAAAGCCAATGGAAGCGCGAAGTCGACGAACTGGTCGAGCAGATCGAACGCTTGGGTTCGATCAACTTAACCGCGATCGAGGAATACAAAACCCAGTCGGAACGGATGAAGTTCCTGAACGAACAGCACGATGACTTGGTGGATGCGCTGAATACGCTGGACCAGGCGATCAGCAAGATCGACCGCGAGAGCCGGCAACGCTTTAAGGAAACGTTCGACAAGATCAACAACGGTCTGAAAGAGAAGTTTCCGCGCTTGTTCGGCGGCGGCCAGGCCTATCTGGAATTGACCGAAGACGATTTGCTGGAAGCCGGCGTCAACATTATTGCCCGGCCGCCCGGGAAGCGGAATAGCTCTATCCATCTGTTGTCCGGCGGCGAAAAGGCCTTGACCGCGGTTGCCTTGGTTTTCTCCATTTTCGAACTGAATCCGGCGCCGTTTTGTTTGCTGGACGAAGTCGACGCGCCGCTCGACGACGCCAATGTCGTGCGGTTTTCGAAGATGGTGGAAGACATGTCGGCAACCGTCCAATTTTTGTATATTTCACACAACAAAGTCACAATGGAAATTGCAAAACATCTAGCAGGTGTTACCATGAAGGAGCCTGGGGTATCCCGAATGGTGGCGGTGGATATTGATGAAGCGGTAAGCATGGCGGAAAACTGA
- a CDS encoding EscU/YscU/HrcU family type III secretion system export apparatus switch protein, translating to MSGRTFYNADIAVALKYDGKNAPKVTAKGEGFTAQQILAIAEKHGVPLQNQPELARILAQIPLGEEIPQQLYVAVAEVIAFAYFLSGKSPDPEP from the coding sequence GTGAGCGGCAGAACCTTTTATAACGCCGACATTGCCGTCGCGCTCAAGTACGACGGCAAAAACGCACCCAAAGTCACCGCCAAGGGCGAAGGTTTTACCGCTCAGCAAATTTTGGCTATCGCCGAAAAACACGGCGTCCCGTTGCAAAACCAGCCGGAACTGGCGCGGATATTGGCGCAAATTCCGCTGGGCGAGGAAATCCCCCAACAACTTTACGTCGCCGTTGCCGAAGTCATCGCCTTCGCTTACTTCCTCAGCGGCAAATCACCCGATCCCGAACCATGA
- the rnc gene encoding ribonuclease III, giving the protein MIKKPEILSVKLGLAFNDPQLFSMALTHRSVGARNNERLEYLGDSVLGFVIAEQLYELFPDAGEGVLSRLRASLVNQSSLAELARQHNLGDYLILGSGELKSGGFRRDSILSDALEAIMGALLRDQGIDVCRQWILRLFADKFADLKVDDWNKDPKTRLQELMQANRKPLPVYELVGMSGADHAQTFEVKCSVVVTSETCNGVGISRKKAEQAAAENMLNLLQTKAK; this is encoded by the coding sequence GTGATTAAAAAACCCGAAATCCTCTCTGTAAAACTGGGGTTGGCGTTTAACGATCCGCAGTTGTTCAGCATGGCGTTGACTCACCGCAGTGTCGGTGCCCGCAATAACGAGCGTTTGGAATATCTGGGCGATTCGGTACTCGGCTTCGTCATTGCCGAGCAATTGTACGAGTTGTTTCCCGATGCCGGCGAAGGCGTGCTGAGCCGGTTGCGGGCCAGTCTGGTCAATCAAAGTTCGCTGGCCGAATTGGCCAGGCAGCACAATCTCGGCGATTATCTGATTCTCGGTTCCGGCGAGTTGAAGAGCGGCGGATTCCGCCGCGATTCGATTTTGTCGGATGCGCTGGAAGCCATCATGGGTGCGTTGCTCAGAGACCAGGGTATCGACGTTTGCCGACAATGGATACTGCGTCTGTTTGCCGATAAATTCGCCGATTTGAAAGTCGACGATTGGAACAAGGATCCGAAAACCCGGCTGCAGGAATTGATGCAGGCCAACCGCAAGCCTCTGCCGGTTTACGAATTGGTCGGCATGTCCGGCGCCGACCATGCCCAGACTTTCGAGGTCAAATGTAGCGTCGTGGTCACCAGCGAAACCTGTAACGGCGTCGGCATCTCAAGGAAAAAGGCCGAACAGGCCGCTGCGGAAAATATGTTGAACCTTTTGCAAACCAAGGCTAAATGA
- a CDS encoding cell division protein ZipA C-terminal FtsZ-binding domain-containing protein — translation MDKELLRVVIILIGVLVMIGMVLWHFVKSLRYKRAADDYYDDDSYDDRTVDEFAVEDDEDAIGVFEIGDDLVDGDALLDDKAIKPSPKAAVAARREPEKAPAAPAPAASRNHLPVLIEFSIVARADQGFNGEDLFDAFERVGLRYGSVRVFERVDANRMVDFAVASMVDPGTFPDTDLDEFYCPGIVFFMQPREVDNPLAVFDDFMETIDTLADTLDGVVWDNQRQPLTAETVAQFREILATA, via the coding sequence ATGGATAAAGAATTATTAAGAGTCGTGATTATTTTGATCGGCGTGCTGGTGATGATCGGCATGGTGTTGTGGCATTTCGTCAAATCGCTACGTTATAAACGCGCCGCCGACGATTACTACGACGACGATTCTTATGACGACAGAACCGTGGACGAATTTGCCGTTGAAGACGATGAAGACGCTATCGGCGTGTTCGAAATCGGCGACGATTTGGTTGATGGAGATGCGCTGTTAGACGACAAAGCCATCAAGCCGTCGCCGAAAGCAGCGGTTGCCGCCCGGCGCGAGCCGGAAAAAGCCCCGGCTGCTCCCGCACCGGCCGCCAGCCGTAACCATTTGCCGGTTCTGATCGAATTCAGCATCGTCGCCCGTGCCGACCAAGGTTTCAACGGCGAAGATTTGTTCGATGCCTTCGAGCGGGTCGGTTTGCGCTACGGCAGCGTCAGAGTGTTCGAGCGGGTCGACGCGAACCGGATGGTGGATTTTGCCGTGGCCAGCATGGTCGATCCCGGTACCTTTCCCGACACCGATTTAGATGAATTCTACTGCCCCGGTATCGTATTTTTTATGCAGCCGCGCGAAGTCGATAATCCGTTGGCGGTATTCGACGATTTCATGGAAACCATCGATACCCTGGCCGACACACTGGACGGAGTGGTCTGGGACAATCAACGGCAACCCTTGACCGCCGAGACGGTTGCCCAATTCCGGGAAATATTGGCTACTGCCTGA
- a CDS encoding GGDEF domain-containing protein: MNLDLRTMMVMIAVLSFLLSILLLVASLHARGIKGLRHWSMASLFISFGAGLAYPALLPQPGWNIVAGAAFLAAGSALQFLGIQAFKNRPCQCRWLLLAVGLVIGFSAWFTLFEPNTQLRAVANSLIFAGINFACARSLLIPLASYQRTAHWLTGASFAVLGLVYVARAVSIFSAPAADYGLFNPIPLNPLMFFAGSVIQLFLSFGFVLMVSYRMAAELENLAAIDALTGAWNRRSLDLECQRLLARSARRKEALAVLMLDVDYFKRINDVHGHQAGDQVLKQLIQNAKSQIRGEDYLARYGGEEFCLILPCTNEKEANHLAERLRQMQATRPTHWQGQSITSTISIGIAGSDSIGLNFAALLQAADTALYRAKQAGRNRVANFSDISLQELGE; the protein is encoded by the coding sequence ATGAACCTTGACCTGCGCACGATGATGGTAATGATTGCCGTGCTCAGCTTTTTACTGTCCATCCTGCTACTGGTCGCCAGCCTGCACGCCCGCGGCATCAAGGGACTGCGCCACTGGTCGATGGCCAGCCTGTTCATCAGCTTCGGCGCCGGCCTGGCGTATCCGGCTCTGCTACCGCAGCCGGGTTGGAATATCGTTGCCGGAGCCGCCTTTCTGGCGGCGGGTTCCGCCCTGCAATTCCTGGGAATTCAAGCTTTCAAGAACCGGCCCTGCCAATGCCGCTGGCTACTGCTGGCGGTCGGCTTAGTGATTGGCTTCAGTGCTTGGTTCACGCTGTTCGAACCCAATACGCAATTGCGCGCCGTTGCCAATTCCTTGATATTTGCCGGCATCAATTTCGCCTGCGCCCGCTCGCTGCTGATTCCGCTGGCGTCCTACCAGAGAACCGCGCACTGGCTGACCGGCGCCTCTTTCGCCGTGTTGGGACTAGTTTACGTCGCCAGAGCCGTGTCGATATTTTCCGCGCCGGCGGCGGATTACGGCCTGTTCAATCCGATACCGCTCAATCCGTTGATGTTTTTTGCCGGCAGCGTCATTCAGCTATTCTTGAGCTTCGGTTTCGTCTTGATGGTGTCCTACCGGATGGCGGCCGAATTGGAAAATCTGGCTGCCATCGACGCGCTGACCGGCGCCTGGAACCGGCGCAGTTTGGACCTGGAATGCCAACGTCTGCTGGCTAGAAGCGCGCGGCGCAAAGAGGCTCTGGCCGTACTGATGCTCGATGTCGACTATTTCAAACGCATTAACGACGTTCACGGCCACCAAGCCGGCGACCAAGTCTTGAAACAACTGATACAAAACGCCAAAAGCCAGATTCGCGGCGAGGATTATCTGGCACGCTACGGCGGCGAGGAATTTTGCCTGATCCTGCCCTGCACCAACGAGAAGGAAGCCAACCATTTGGCGGAAAGACTGCGCCAGATGCAAGCCACCCGGCCGACGCATTGGCAAGGCCAATCCATCACCAGCACAATCAGTATCGGCATCGCCGGTTCGGACAGTATCGGTTTGAATTTCGCCGCACTGCTGCAAGCCGCCGATACCGCCCTGTACCGGGCCAAGCAGGCCGGACGCAATCGAGTAGCCAATTTCTCGGACATTTCGCTACAGGAATTGGGCGAGTAG
- a CDS encoding DUF4845 domain-containing protein — translation MRTLPRKQQGLTFLSIAFILALIGFFTLLILKIAPIYINHSRVVNAIKAVENTTDIVTKSKSEIKTSLEKRFDMNYVEHVKPEDVTIVAQPGYVRVEVDYERVERIFGNLSVLVEFHEGFEAGNK, via the coding sequence ATGCGTACTTTACCTCGCAAACAGCAAGGGCTGACCTTTTTGTCGATCGCATTCATTTTGGCATTGATCGGTTTCTTCACGCTGTTGATTCTGAAGATCGCACCGATCTATATCAACCACAGCCGTGTGGTCAATGCGATCAAAGCGGTCGAAAACACCACCGATATCGTGACCAAGTCCAAATCGGAGATCAAGACCAGTCTGGAAAAGCGGTTCGATATGAACTACGTCGAACATGTCAAACCCGAAGACGTCACTATCGTGGCGCAACCGGGATACGTCAGGGTCGAAGTCGACTACGAGCGGGTCGAGCGTATCTTCGGAAATCTGAGCGTGCTGGTTGAGTTCCACGAAGGATTCGAAGCCGGCAACAAGTGA
- the era gene encoding GTPase Era produces MNCGYVALIGRPNVGKSTLMNHLLGQKLSITSRKPQTTRHRILGIKTTAAGQAIFMDTPGMHQDEKKVLNRYLNKTADSTLLGVDVVVWLLDGLYWHEYDEKIFKKLERAGLPVILVINKVDKIKDKDAVLRFFADAQTKYPFRHILPVSALRNTNLDLLEQQIMALLPEAEPIYPEDQITDRPERFFAAEIIREKLTRRLGDELPYALTVEIERYEEYPELCKIYAAILVERDSQKSIVIGKQGEMLKKVGSEARADIEKLIGQKVYLQLWVKVKKGWSDNERALQSLGFTDFGE; encoded by the coding sequence ATGAACTGCGGATATGTCGCTTTGATCGGTAGGCCCAACGTCGGCAAATCGACGTTGATGAACCACTTGCTGGGCCAAAAGCTCAGTATCACGTCCCGTAAGCCGCAAACCACCCGGCACAGGATTCTCGGCATCAAAACCACCGCAGCCGGCCAGGCGATTTTCATGGATACGCCGGGCATGCACCAGGACGAGAAAAAAGTCTTGAACCGTTACCTGAACAAAACGGCCGACAGTACGCTGCTAGGCGTCGATGTCGTGGTTTGGTTATTGGACGGTTTGTATTGGCACGAATACGACGAGAAAATTTTCAAAAAACTGGAGCGGGCCGGTTTGCCGGTGATTCTGGTGATCAACAAAGTCGATAAAATCAAGGATAAGGACGCCGTGCTGAGGTTTTTCGCCGACGCCCAGACCAAGTATCCGTTCCGGCATATTCTGCCGGTGTCGGCCTTGCGGAATACCAATCTGGATCTGCTCGAGCAGCAGATCATGGCCTTGTTGCCAGAAGCCGAGCCGATTTATCCGGAGGACCAGATTACCGACCGGCCCGAGCGTTTTTTCGCCGCGGAAATCATTCGCGAAAAATTGACCCGGCGCTTGGGCGACGAATTGCCTTACGCGCTGACGGTCGAAATCGAGCGTTACGAAGAATATCCGGAATTATGCAAAATTTACGCGGCCATTTTGGTCGAGCGCGATAGCCAGAAAAGCATTGTGATCGGCAAACAGGGCGAGATGCTGAAAAAGGTCGGTAGCGAAGCCCGTGCCGATATCGAGAAACTGATCGGCCAGAAAGTTTATTTGCAGTTGTGGGTTAAGGTGAAAAAAGGCTGGTCGGACAACGAGCGGGCCTTGCAGAGTTTGGGTTTTACCGATTTCGGCGAGTGA
- the lepA gene encoding translation elongation factor 4 gives MDQKHIRNFSIIAHIDHGKSTLADRFIQICGGLSDREMEAQVLDSMDLERERGITIKAQSVTLDYNAGDGETYQLNFIDTPGHVDFSYEVSRSLAACEGALLVVDAAQGVEAQSVANCYTAIEQGLEVVPVLNKIDLPSAEPERVMAEIEDVIGIPADDACQISAKTGLNVESVLDQLIRKIPPPSGNADGPLQALIIDSWFDNYLGVVSLVRIVNGSLKRRQKITVMSTGKSYPVDKLGVFTPKQLEKQELATGEVGFIVAGIKDIFGAPVGDTITATDNPASEVLPGFEKVQPRVFAGLYPVSSDDFGAMREALDKLRLNDSALNYEAETSQALGFGFRCGFLGMLHMEIVQERLEREYNIDLITTAPTVVYEVETHNGEVVMVDNPAKLPDPGTVEEIREPIILANILVPQAYLGNVINLCVEKRGNQKNMQYVGGQVSLNYELPMSEVVLDFFDRLKSVSRGYASFDYEFLRFEPAPLVKLDVLINSDKVDALSIIVHRDQAQNRGRDLVEKMKDLIPRQMYEVAIQAAIGSKIIARSTVKAMRKNVTAKCYGGDITRKKKLLEKQKAGKKRMKQVGSIEIPQEAFLAVLQVNKE, from the coding sequence GTGGATCAAAAACATATCAGAAATTTCTCCATCATCGCCCATATCGACCACGGGAAATCGACATTGGCGGACCGGTTCATTCAAATTTGCGGAGGGCTCAGCGACCGGGAAATGGAGGCGCAAGTGCTGGATTCCATGGATCTGGAACGGGAACGCGGCATCACCATCAAGGCGCAAAGCGTTACGCTTGATTACAATGCCGGCGACGGCGAAACCTACCAGTTGAATTTCATCGATACCCCGGGCCATGTCGATTTTTCCTACGAAGTCTCGCGTTCGTTAGCCGCTTGCGAAGGTGCATTGCTGGTAGTTGATGCCGCCCAGGGTGTGGAAGCGCAGAGCGTGGCCAACTGTTACACTGCGATCGAGCAGGGCCTGGAAGTGGTTCCGGTATTGAACAAGATCGATCTGCCGTCGGCCGAGCCGGAGCGGGTCATGGCCGAGATCGAGGACGTGATCGGCATTCCGGCCGACGATGCTTGCCAGATCAGCGCCAAGACCGGTCTGAACGTCGAATCGGTGCTGGACCAACTGATTCGGAAAATTCCGCCGCCGAGCGGTAATGCAGACGGCCCGTTGCAGGCCTTGATTATCGATTCCTGGTTCGACAACTACCTAGGCGTGGTCTCGCTGGTGCGGATCGTCAACGGCTCGTTGAAGCGTAGACAAAAGATCACCGTGATGTCGACCGGCAAGTCGTATCCGGTCGACAAACTGGGCGTGTTCACGCCTAAGCAATTGGAAAAGCAAGAGCTGGCAACCGGCGAAGTCGGGTTTATCGTGGCCGGTATCAAGGATATTTTCGGTGCCCCGGTGGGCGATACCATTACCGCGACCGACAATCCGGCCAGCGAGGTGTTGCCGGGTTTCGAGAAAGTGCAGCCGCGGGTATTCGCCGGCCTGTATCCGGTCAGTTCCGACGATTTCGGCGCGATGCGCGAGGCCTTGGACAAATTGCGGCTGAACGATTCGGCATTGAATTACGAAGCCGAAACGTCGCAGGCGCTGGGTTTCGGTTTCCGTTGCGGCTTTCTCGGCATGTTACATATGGAGATCGTCCAGGAAAGGCTGGAGCGCGAATACAACATCGATCTGATTACTACCGCGCCGACCGTAGTCTACGAAGTGGAGACGCATAACGGCGAAGTAGTCATGGTCGATAATCCGGCGAAATTGCCGGATCCCGGTACCGTCGAAGAAATTCGCGAGCCTATCATCTTGGCCAACATCCTGGTGCCGCAGGCCTATTTGGGTAACGTGATCAATCTGTGCGTCGAAAAGCGCGGCAACCAAAAGAACATGCAATACGTCGGCGGCCAGGTTTCGTTGAATTACGAATTGCCGATGAGCGAGGTGGTGTTGGACTTCTTCGATCGGTTGAAGTCGGTCAGCCGCGGCTACGCTTCGTTCGATTACGAATTTCTCCGTTTCGAGCCGGCGCCGTTGGTGAAATTGGATGTGTTGATCAACAGCGACAAGGTCGACGCGTTGTCTATCATCGTCCACCGCGACCAGGCGCAAAACCGGGGGCGCGATCTGGTCGAAAAAATGAAGGATTTGATTCCGCGGCAAATGTACGAAGTCGCGATCCAAGCCGCGATCGGTTCCAAAATCATTGCCCGTTCCACAGTCAAAGCGATGCGTAAAAACGTGACGGCCAAGTGTTACGGCGGCGATATCACGCGTAAGAAAAAACTGCTGGAAAAACAAAAAGCCGGTAAAAAACGGATGAAGCAGGTCGGTAGTATCGAGATTCCGCAGGAGGCGTTTCTGGCGGTGTTGCAAGTCAATAAAGAGTAA